Sequence from the Terriglobia bacterium genome:
CCTCTTGTTCCACGTCCTCTGCGGCCCACTTCGTTTTTGGATCGAGCCCGATCCGCCCCGACAGATACATCGTTTCGCCGGCCAGCACGCCATCGCTGAACGGGAACTCCTTCGACTTTGGCAGGTTGACATACTTCCAGCCTTGCGACACGCCTCCGCCGCCGGCTCTTGCATTCTTCATCGCTTCCTCCGAGGCTACACATCCTACGCGAAGAAAACCCAGCTGCCGTACTTGTTCTCTGCGTCCTCTGTGTCCTCTGCGGTTAGAATCTCGTCGTGTCGAAAAACGAAGTCGAGATCAAGTTTGTCATCTCCGACCTGCGCACTCTGGAGCGCAAGCTCCGCGCCCTGGGGTTCCGCCGCGTCACCCCCCGCACGCATGAGATGAACGTTCTCTACGACCTCCCGGGCTCCCCGCTGCGCCGCCGCGGCGAGATCCTGCGCCTCCGCGAGTACGGAGGCAAGTGGAAGCTCACTCACAAGTCCCGTGGCACTGCTGTCCGCCACAAGTCACGCGTCGAGATCGAGACCTCTGTCGCCGACGGCACTCAGACCGATGGAATTTTGCACGCCCTCGGCTTCCGGCCTGCGTTTCGCTACGAGAAGTTCCGTTCCGAATGGACCGACGGGCAGGGCGAGGTGGTGCTCGACCACACGCCCATCGGCGACCTCGGGGAGATCGAGGGCACGCCTCGCTGGATCGACGCCACCGCCCGCCGCCTCGGCCTCTCGCCGCGCGATTACATCACCGATTCTTACGCCGCGATGTTCTTGAAATGGAAAAAGCGCACCCGCAGCAAGGCCAGCGATATGACCTTCCGCGCCGTGCGCTCGAAATAGTCATCCTCTAGGGCCTGGTGGCTCACCCGCGCCCGCCGGGCTC
This genomic interval carries:
- a CDS encoding class IV adenylate cyclase: MSKNEVEIKFVISDLRTLERKLRALGFRRVTPRTHEMNVLYDLPGSPLRRRGEILRLREYGGKWKLTHKSRGTAVRHKSRVEIETSVADGTQTDGILHALGFRPAFRYEKFRSEWTDGQGEVVLDHTPIGDLGEIEGTPRWIDATARRLGLSPRDYITDSYAAMFLKWKKRTRSKASDMTFRAVRSK